TCGTCGCCCGGCTGTAACCGCACGTGTCCGAGCCCCATGTGGGATACCCCATCACGGCGGCGCGTTGCACCGCAATGATGGAGGCGCGCAAACCTTCCGGCACGCCCCCGATGTCGCCGCCCCAGAACACGCCGTAGGGCGAACTGCCCGTATAGGCGGCGCGCGGCAGGCAAACAAAGTCGTCGCCGCGATATTGCTTCGCCACGTCGTAAGTCGCCTTCAGATACATGAGGGGGTAATCATTGCGCTGCTCCCGCAACGAACGACCGTCGTGGATGCGAAATGGCCCGTCATCGGGGATGCCTTCCTCGCCGCGGTCGAGCTTGAAACCGGCCACGCCCAGCTTCAGCAACTTCGCCACGCCGTCCTGCCAGTATTGGCGCGCGGCCGGATTGGAAAAATCGGCCAGCGGATAGTTGTTCCGCTGCGGCTCCTGCCCGGGCAACGTGTAGCCGCGGGCCAGGGCGTTGGTTTCCATCTCGCCTTGAAAGAACGGCCCGATCCACAGCACCATTTTCGCGCCCAAGTCGTCCAGCCATTTCACCGACGCCGCGAAGTTCGGCAGCCGGTGCTCGTCAATTTCAAAATCGTCGTAGCCGAGGCGGCCCGGTCCCCACGGACGGTCAATCCAGTAAACGCCGCACGGAATGCCGTAGGCTTTCATCAACAGCACGTCCTCCATCATCTCGGTGTTGAAGGGTCCGTTGGCCGGCGTGCCGTCGTAAAACGTGGCTCGCTGGTGGTGTTCATCGCGCCACCGCCACGGCTTGAAGGCCCATTTGGGCGGCACCAAGGGAGGTCCGGCTTCCAGCGCGTGCGCCTGGACAATCGCGGCGGGCCGGCCGGCCGTGTAGAGCTTGAAATCGAGCGCAGGCCCCTCGAACCGCACCTTCACGCGGTGCGGGTCGGCGGCGCAAAAATCATAATGCCCGGGCCAGAGCGTTTTCACGAACAGGCCATAGCCGCGCGACGACACATAAAACGGCGCGTAAACGGACGTGGTCGGTTTCAGAATCATGTCCACTTGCTGCCCCCGCAAATTCATGGCCGCCTGGATGCCGGGTGCCCACGATTCCTGTTGGGCGCCGTCCACGACGCGCTCCATCAAACCGGTGAAGTATTCATTCGCACCAGCGTCGAGGGCAAATCCCCAACCTTTGATGTCCGCGGCCGGCGTGGCACTGAGGGACACGTTGAAGCTTTCGCCCTGGCTCGTGATTTTGACCTGC
The sequence above is drawn from the Verrucomicrobiia bacterium genome and encodes:
- a CDS encoding TIM-barrel domain-containing protein, whose translation is MKRAFVIGLVLEWAGLAMVGCRSHQLHTMGEATAIFESSHLGSGRGVAGGTLKLDGIYYETSTGRVPVRGLVFAGVHPGSSAQGAIHDAAGRLVQVKITSQGESFNVSLSATPAADIKGWGFALDAGANEYFTGLMERVVDGAQQESWAPGIQAAMNLRGQQVDMILKPTTSVYAPFYVSSRGYGLFVKTLWPGHYDFCAADPHRVKVRFEGPALDFKLYTAGRPAAIVQAHALEAGPPLVPPKWAFKPWRWRDEHHQRATFYDGTPANGPFNTEMMEDVLLMKAYGIPCGVYWIDRPWGPGRLGYDDFEIDEHRLPNFAASVKWLDDLGAKMVLWIGPFFQGEMETNALARGYTLPGQEPQRNNYPLADFSNPAARQYWQDGVAKLLKLGVAGFKLDRGEEGIPDDGPFRIHDGRSLREQRNDYPLMYLKATYDVAKQYRGDDFVCLPRAAYTGSSPYGVFWGGDIGGVPEGLRASIIAVQRAAVMGYPTWGSDTCGYSRATMDQELCSRWLAFSCFTPIMEVGPTKNLAFWDMPTEPSYSTNLIATWRFYARLHDRLADYSHQEAEAAAHTGLPIVRPLFLADPQAPAAWDNWWTYLYGRDVLVSPIWAKGQKTQQVYLPAGSDWKDAWNLEKTYRGGQTITVPAELPRIPIFVRADASLDLGDLNQEWIDALQAAAQRPDLKALAAQAQAWFEKQHVAAR